The Gammaproteobacteria bacterium genomic sequence AGACCAGGGTTTCCAGTTCCTCGAATGAGGGAGACCGCTCACCGTAAACGGCAGCGATCTTGGCCTTGATGGCGGCCACATCTGCCATGACCACTTGTATCTCCAGGCCCGAGACAAAGCGCAAGTCGTCGATGAGGCCCGTGTCCATGGGGTCGGCCATGGCCAGCAGCAGACGACGTCCTTCCGACTTTAGCGGCAGCACCCACTGGCGTTCGCAGAAACTGCGCGGCACCAGTGCGGCGACGGCAGGGTCAATCTGGATTTCAGGCAGGGCGACTTCATCTACCAGCAGTTCCTTGCGTAGAATATCGCGCAGGGTCTTTTCATTTACCCAGTCGCGCTCGATCAGCAGGCGGATGACGGGGTCTTTTCTGGTTTGCTGTAGTTTGTGCAGCTCTTGCACCTGCTTGCTGTTGAGCAGGTTACGTTTGTGCAGCATGACGGCAAGCTGGCTACGGTTGGTGACGGCAAATTTGTTGAGTGCCACGATCTCCTGGGTCTTTTTCTTGTTTTCATTTTTCAGTGCGCGATTTTTTTCGAGCAGATCGTGCTGTTCCAGCGCGAGTGCAACGGTGATTCGCAGATCGTCATCATTCCATGGCTTCAGTATGAATTTGTATACGGCGCCGTCATTGACAGCGCCCATTACAGCACTGGTATCGGCGTGGCCAGTTAGCATGATGCGTATCATGTCCGGCTGTATGGTCTTGGCCCTTTTCAACAGTTCCGCACCATTCATGCCCGACATCATGTGATCGGATACCATAAGGTGGAACTTTTCTTTGCCCAGTAACCGCAAGGCTTCCTGACCATTGGTGGCGGTATCAATTATGTAGTTTTCCTGACGGAAAACGCGTTGCAGGGCCTTGAGTACATTGCTGTCATCGTCTACCAGCAGCAGGCGATAGACGCAACTCACCGGTTCGGTGAGACTTGCTGCCTCGGGTGTGACGCCAGTAAACAGGGATGCGTAGTGTGTCATGATCAGGGATGTACGGCTTTTTCAAGGGGCAGATAGATGCTGAATGTGCTGCCTGTGTCTACTTCACTCTTTACCTCAATGTGTCCGCCATGGGCCTGGATAATGTCATGGCTTACGCTCAGGCCGAGACCGGTGCCCTGGCCTACATCCTTGGTGGTGAAGAAGGGTTCGAAAATGCGGGGTAGCAGATGCTGAGGTATGCCGCAGCCATCGTCACTGATGCGGATACATATCTCGCCGGCAAGCAGTTCTGTTTGTACATGAATGTGGCCAAAAGAAGTCATGGCCTGGCTGGCATTGAGCAGTATATTGACCAGCACCTGACCAAGCTGGCCAGGATGGCACCATACCAGGGGAATATCCTGAAAAGTGCTGCTGAGTGAGGCACGCGCCTGCAGGGTGTTTCTTACCACGTTACAAACCTGGGATATTTTCTGGTTGATATCCGTAAGTTCCTCTTCGGTTCGGTCAATATTTGAGAAACCCTTGAGGTCTGCCACGATACGCATGATACGCCCTGCCCCCTCCGCGCTTTCCTCCAGCAGTGCCTTGAAGTCCTCCAGCATCAGAGTGATGTCCTGTTGTGCGAAAATCGCCGCTGCGCGTTCGGTGTTCTGCGCATTGCGTATAAGGCTAGTGGCTGCCACCAGTTTGTGAACATACGAGCGGGCGGTGTTGAGGTTGCTGGTGATGAAGCCGATAGGGTTGTTGATTTCATGCGCAACACCAGCGGCGAGCTGGCCGATAGAGGCAAGCTTTTCACTCTGGTACAGATGGCGTTGCGCTGTGTTAATCGTCTGCACCTGCTGCGTCACGCGTTGCTCCAGATTTTCCGCCAACGCCTTGTAGCGCGCCTCTGATTCCGCCAGTGCGGCATGTTCACATTGCAGCTTCTCGTAGTCAGCGTGTACTGCTTCGAGATGAAGGGCTGAGGCCATGTGGTAGCGGCGTGCGCTCTCAAGCAGTAACTCGATAAGTGCCGTTGCCGCCTGCAGACGTGCCACTTCCTGTGTCGGGGCTTCCAGATAACCCAGCGCTTCCATATCGCCCTGTATGACCTGTCGCGTACACTGTGTCGGCACCCTGTCTTTACCCAGCACGGTACAATTGTGCATATCCGTGATATGTACTTCCACGCCCAGCAGTGCGCGCAGACATTCCAGCAGGCGTTTACCATCTATGCCAGCAAGCTGTTCACGCAGGCCGAGCTCACGATCAAATCGGGGGAGCGGTTCGGTGTTCACGCGTGCATACGCTCTGCTGCTCCACCCAGCGTGGTGGCGACAAAGGTCGCTTGGTCAAGGCCGTGTCTGGCATGCAGTTCGTACTCATACTCGATGGCCGCATATACCTGCGATAGCAGGACTGTGAAGGTTTCACATACGCCATGGCCGGTGAGTGCGCTGCTGTATGTAAGTGGCCAGGGTGTGGTCTGCCAGCGCTGGCGAATTTCGCCCTCACTCAGAATATCTGGCAGGTCGCGTTTGTTAAACTGCACGACGAGCGGGAGCTTGTCGAAGTTGAGTCCGACACGGTGAACGTTCTGCGCCAGATTGTCGAAAGACTCGCCATTATTTATGCTTTGCGAGCGCTGCGAGTCGGCGACAAATACCACGCCGTCGGCACGCGACAGCACCGCTTTACGTGTGCCATCGTGCGCTATCTGGCCGGGCACTGTGAACAGCTTGAGTTTGATCAGCAGCCCGGAGGGTGTGTGAAATCCCAGCGGCAACAGATCGAAGAACAATGTACGGTCGTTGCTCGTTTCAAGCGTCATGATGTTGCCTGTATGCTCTGGGCGCAGCAGATCATGCAGTCTCATGAGATTGGTGGTCTTGCCGCTCTGTGCTGGCCCGTAGTAAACCAGCTTGAGTGTCAGCTTGTTTCCCGATGCATCGAAGTCCGCCATGACATCCGCC encodes the following:
- a CDS encoding ATP-binding protein yields the protein MNTEPLPRFDRELGLREQLAGIDGKRLLECLRALLGVEVHITDMHNCTVLGKDRVPTQCTRQVIQGDMEALGYLEAPTQEVARLQAATALIELLLESARRYHMASALHLEAVHADYEKLQCEHAALAESEARYKALAENLEQRVTQQVQTINTAQRHLYQSEKLASIGQLAAGVAHEINNPIGFITSNLNTARSYVHKLVAATSLIRNAQNTERAAAIFAQQDITLMLEDFKALLEESAEGAGRIMRIVADLKGFSNIDRTEEELTDINQKISQVCNVVRNTLQARASLSSTFQDIPLVWCHPGQLGQVLVNILLNASQAMTSFGHIHVQTELLAGEICIRISDDGCGIPQHLLPRIFEPFFTTKDVGQGTGLGLSVSHDIIQAHGGHIEVKSEVDTGSTFSIYLPLEKAVHP
- a CDS encoding GTPase domain-containing protein yields the protein MADFDASGNKLTLKLVYYGPAQSGKTTNLMRLHDLLRPEHTGNIMTLETSNDRTLFFDLLPLGFHTPSGLLIKLKLFTVPGQIAHDGTRKAVLSRADGVVFVADSQRSQSINNGESFDNLAQNVHRVGLNFDKLPLVVQFNKRDLPDILSEGEIRQRWQTTPWPLTYSSALTGHGVCETFTVLLSQVYAAIEYEYELHARHGLDQATFVATTLGGAAERMHA